Proteins from one Colias croceus chromosome 22, ilColCroc2.1 genomic window:
- the LOC123701951 gene encoding uncharacterized protein LOC123701951, with product MNTRSRSGRGATPSVSETTATATGTSSTNTSEETSGTTETSETCTTATRTTRTEEKSSSTPPTPSTMPADKLQPAPSPVVGYTNAAFAAPADNADAPTTAAFAAPISNVNLNTNAALAAPSNVAVGSPARRSKTLRQASEVRSRRSVASRKRLLAELEAKERLAELKLEQAKAAAELEKARLERIRAEEESTTEEEEEDYEPERRVESWLKQHSSQPLPPAANPTRELSPPRYIAKNTDNKEDRGWGARQEQDDGQREPKKDPPTRSPEVAAIVTAFNEVARSQRKVIRYGGELPTFTGSSNEWLSFKASYEETEEGFTDGENVARLRKALKGAALEAVTALLISHTGPEKIIEALQRRFGRPDALVLGEMEKIKSLPRVSDNPRDVCIFANKIANIVATVEILGKPEYLHSPEMLRQVLEKLTPIMKNKWYDFAADERDKTPLLKKLAEFLNKEADKCSSYAPLDTETERITRKRTERAYAASNASERETRCPVCEREHKLIECRQFTNSDVNTRWEIAKKHRVCFRCLRSKHQRATCRARPCGLNGCTMKHHKMLHHTKTAEKKNEETTQPQAETKNDEKVLVSAININSATSEQPTRRRAYLKIAPITITGPKGKCDTYALLDEGSTVTIIETALAEQLGLDGPRESITIQGVNGHENEHEYSKRVKARVRGRHEEKDYVLDNARTVHQLHAFTQSIRESDIARCNHLHDLQDDLLYENATPKLLIGQDNWELIITRKLRHGKRSQPVASKTLLGWVLHGCRSSNKHPVLFCSHLSEAEKSPDTLENMMKKYFELESIGIEPKRQRSDPEQQALNILEKKSQRLPSGRYETGLLWRDESADTPNNYGDTLKRLKTLEKKLDKDGELKRQYEERIENLLSSGYAEKAQTPPTGGRVWYLPHFPVINPDKAKIRLVHDAAAKSHGRSLNDMLLPGPDLLQSLPAVIMKFRQHPIAVSADIKEMFMQIKIIEEDRDALRFLWRGDRRDDGPPVEYRMTSLIFGASSSPCTALYIKNRNAQEHANESPAAARAIQENHYMDDYIHSYATEDEAKEITAHVDRIHRYAGFELRGWASNKENAIRNFTNTGATTVEIGGSETERTLGLLWHVKQDYIGFRVNTKRVPQEIIENKRTPTKREALSLIMSVFDPLGLIAPILTPAKRIMQDTWKYNTGWDDPIPDALQHRWENWVANIQHLDALRIPRCYDYEPAAEREVHTFVDASEEAYAAVVYIRATRADGSIHIAIAAAKSRVTPTKPVSIPRLELQAALLGARLTRTVEEGHDFVFKRKVYWSDSRTALAWIRGEPRTYKTFVAHRLAEIEDLTKKDEWRWVPTAHNTADDATRNTPADFDPQHRWFTGPDFLRYEECDWPVEKKENITDTGEEKEKCGALNSSDPAPAFIDLERFSTWTRLVRTTARVLQFIELCRRPKQLVNATRRKRTRKNEEKDATWKRNTKKNKEKIVSRPNNEERKYIILSARHLRAAENVLVKLAQQATYGKEIAILQRGDPLPEKCQGPLAGLSVALNEEGILKLRGRVNEASAIEAEAANPTVLDGKHKYTQLYIQHVHEKLHHGGVEIVVNELRQRLWITRIRPATKEVLKSCPRCRLLRAKPARPSTGDLPAARLAHHARPFTFTGLDYFGPQEVTVGRHREKRYVALFTCLTSRAVHLEVVASLSTDSAINALRRFIARRGCPAEIWSDNATCFRAANRELTDAWAALEEEAAARRISWRFLPPAAPFMAGAWERMVRTVKEALRHTLHEQHPSDETLVTLLAEVEATVNSRPLTHVAVTPDVPPAITPNMILLGSNCYVPPPCTIEEDQTTARTHWKRAQQLADTFWRRWVREYLPVLQQRREPHASGAAPKIGDLVIVCDSNHPRNTWPRGRVIATYPGKDGEVRVVDVETSGGRILRRPTKKIVVLPVRIAECDGGRNVHDET from the coding sequence GAACGTCATCAACGAACACATCGGAAGAAACGAGCGGCACGACGGAGACATCGGAGACCTGCACGACCGCGACGAGAACGACGAGGACAGAAGAAAAGAGCAGCTCGACGCCACCTACGCCGAGCACCATGCCCGCCGACAAGTTGCAGCCAGCGCCGTCACCCGTCGTAGGATACACAAACGCCGCTTTCGCGGCGCCAGCCGACAACGCCGACGCGCCGACGACCGCCGCTTTCGCGGCGCCAATAAGCAACGTCAACTTAAATACAAACGCCGCTCTCGCGGCGCCATCGAACGTCGCCGTCGGGTCGCCAGCACGCCGCTCGAAGACGCTCCGCCAGGCATCAGAGGTGCGGTCGCGGCGCTCCGTAGCCTCCCGCAAGAGACTCCTCGCGGAGTTGGAGGCGAAGGAACGCCTAGCCGAACTAAAGCTGGAACAAGCGAAGGCCGCAGCAGAACTAGAAAAGGCGCGGTTAGAAAGAATCCGCGCTGAAGAAGAATCAACAACGGAAGAGGAAGAAGAGGACTACGAACCGGAACGACGGGTCGAGTCGTGGTTGAAACAGCATTCAAGCCAGCCACTGCCACCCGCCGCCAACCCGACTCGCGAGCTCTCACCGCCACGCTACATAGCGAAGAACACCGACAACAAGGAAGACCGAGGATGGGGGGCCCGCCAGGAACAGGACGACGGGCAACGGGAACCGAAGAAAGACCCGCCCACGCGGTCACCAGAAGTTGCGGCAATTGTAACCGCCTTCAACGAAGTCGCAAGAAGCCAAAGGAAAGTAATAAGATACGGCGGTGAACTACCGACGTTCACCGGCTCCAGCAACGAGTGGCTATCGTTCAAGGCATCGTATGAAGAAACTGAAGAGGGATTCACCGACGGGGAAAACGTCGCACGATTGAGGAAGGCGCTGAAAGGAGCAGCCCTAGAAGCCGTCACCGCCCTACTCATATCACACACCGGACCCGAGAAGATCATCGAAGCCCTGCAGAGAAGGTTCGGCCGCCCAGACGCGCTTGTTTTGGGTGAAatggaaaaaattaaatcgctacCACGAGTGTCGGACAACCCCCGGGATGTTTGCATATTCGCAAACAAAATAGCGAATATCGTCGCCACCGTCGAAATACTAGGAAAACCAGAATACCTGCACAGCCCGGAAATGCTGCGGCAGGTGCTCGAGAAGCTCACACCGATCATGAAGAATAAGTGGTACGACTTCGCCGCCGACGAACGAGACAAGACACCGCTACTGAAAAAGCTCGCAGAATTCCTGAATAAAGAAGCAGACAAGTGCTCCAGTTACGCTCCGTTAGACACAGAGACGGAGAGGATAACAAGGAAAAGGACGGAGCGCGCCTACGCAGCAAGCAACGCGAGCGAGCGAGAAACAAGATGCCCGGTGTGCGAGCGAGAACACAAGCTTATCGAGTGCCGACAATTTACGAACAGCGACGTAAATACACGATGGGAAATAGCGAAGAAACATCGAGTGTGCTTCCGCTGTCTGCGAAGCAAACATCAACGAGCAACATGCCGCGCTCGTCCATGCGGCCTCAACGGGTGCACCATGAAGCACCACAAGATGCTCCATCATACAAAGACAGCGGAAAAGAAAAATGAAGAAACGACTCAACCGCAAGCCGAAACGAAGAACGACGAAAAAGTCCTCGTGTCGGCGATAAACATCAACAGCGCTACGTCGGAGCAACCTACGCGCCGCCGCGCGTATCTGAAGATCGCCCCCATCACCATCACTGGGCCGAAAGGAAAATGCGACACGTACGCGCTGCTCGACGAGGGAAGCACGGTGACCATCATAGAAACGGCGCTTGCAGAACAGCTGGGTCTCGACGGGCCACGCGAGTCCATCACAATTCAAGGTGTGAATGGACACGAGAACGAGCACGAGTACAGCAAGAGAGTGAAGGCACGAGTACGAGGACGGCATGAAGAAAAAGATTACGTATTAGACAACGCCCGCACCGTGCACCAACTCCACGCGTTCACGCAGTCCATCCGCGAAAGTGACATCGCCCGCTGCAACCATCTGCACGACCTGCAAGACGACCTGCTGTACGAGAATGCAACACCGAAGCTGCTGATCGGACAAGACAACTGGGAGCTCATTATAACACGTAAACTACGGCACGGCAAGAGGAGTCAGCCCGTCGCATCGAAGACACTGTTAGGATGGGTACTGCACGGCTGCCGTTCATCGAACAAGCACCCAGTTTTGTTCTGTTCTCATCTCTCGGAAGCGGAGAAGTCACCCGACACACTCGAAAATATGATGAAGAAATACTTCGAATTAGAATCCATCGGCATCGAACCTAAGCGACAGCGCAGCGACCCGGAGCAGCAGGCACTCAACATACTGGAAAAGAAAAGTCAACGCCTGCCGTCCGGCCGATATGAAACCGGACTCCTATGGAGAGACGAGTCCGCAGATACACCGAACAACTACGGCGACACACTGAAAAGACTGAAGACATTGGAAAAGAAATTGGACAAAGACGGAGAGCTGAAGAGACAATATGAGGAAAGAATCGAAAATCTACTCTCGTCCGGCTATGCAGAGAAGGCGCAGACTCCGCCCACCGGCGGGAGAGTGTGGTACCTCCCACACTTTCCAGTGATCAACCCGGACAAAGCGAAGATTCGTCTGGTGCACGACGCGGCCGCTAAGTCACACGGCCGCTCTCTCAACGACATGCTGCTGCCCGGGCCCGACCTACTGCAATCTCTGCCCGCCGTCATCATGAAGTTCCGTCAACATCCAATCGCCGTGTCCGCCGACATCAAGGAAATGTTCATGcagataaaaattatagaagaAGACCGCGACGCGCTGCGCTTCCTCTGGCGTGGCGACCGACGCGACGACGGGCCGCCCGTTGAATATCGTATGACATCGCTCATCTTCGGCGCCTCTTCATCACCGTGCACCGCGCTCTACATCAAGAATAGAAACGCGCAAGAACACGCGAACGAGAGTCCGGCAGCCGCACGCGCGATTCAAGAGAACCATTATATGGACGACTATATACATAGCTACGCGACCGAAGATGAAGCAAAGGAGATAACGGCGCACGTCGATCGCATACATCGATACGCCGGCTTCGAGCTACGTGGGTGGGCGTCGAACAAAGAAAACGCGATAAGAAACTTTACGAACACCGGGGCGACCACCGTCGAGATCGGCGGGAGCGAGACAGAGCGAACATTAGGGCTACTTTGGCATGTGAAGCAGGACTACATAGGCTTTCGTGTCAACACGAAACGTGTACCACAAGAAATAATCGAAAATAAGCGAACACCTACGAAGAGAGAAGCCCTCAGTCTCATCATGTCGGTCTTCGACCCACTCGGCCTCATCGCGCCCATCCTCACACCGGCGAAAAGGATAATGCAGGATACGTGGAAGTACAACACCGGCTGGGACGACCCCATTCCCGACGCGCTACAACACCGCTGGGAAAACTGGGTGGCGAATATACAGCATCTCGACGCGCTCCGCATCCCGCGCTGCTATGACTACGAACCCGCTGCTGAGAGAGAGGTACACACGTTTGTGGACGCCAGCGAAGAGGCATACGCAGCAGTCGTGTATATCAGAGCGACGCGCGCCGACGGATCAATACACATCGCGATCGCCGCCGCGAAAAGCAGAGTCACGCCCACGAAACCGGTATCGATTCCACGTCTGGAGCTGCAAGCCGCCCTGCTCGGAGCACGCCTCACACGAACAGTCGAGGAAGGCCACGACTTTGTCTTCAAGAGAAAAGTGTATTGGAGCGACTCGAGAACAGCACTCGCATGGATACGCGGCGAGCCCCGCACATACAAGACGTTTGTAGCGCACAGACTAGCCGAAATAGAAGATCTCACGAAGAAGGATGAATGGCGCTGGGTTCCCACGGCGCACAATACGGCGGACGACGCTACACGCAACACCCCCGCTGACTTCGACCCGCAACACCGTTGGTTCACCGGTCCAGACTTCCTCCGCTATGAAGAATGCGACTGGCCGGTTGAGAAGAAGGAAAACATCACCGACACGGgcgaagaaaaagaaaaatgcgGCGCGTTGAACTCGTCGGACCCCGCCCCCGCGTTCATCGACCTCGAACGCTTCTCAACATGGACTCGGCTAGTGCGCACAACGGCCCGCGTACTGCAATTCATCGAACTCTGTCGTCGCCCCAAACAACTCGTCAACGCAACACGTCGAAAACGTACAAGAAAAAACGAAGAAAAGGACGCGACGTGGAAAAGAAATACGAAAAAGAACAAAGAGAAAATCGTCTCGCGTCCGAACAAcgaagaaagaaaatatataatactgaGCGCGCGCCACCTACGCGCCGCGGAAAACGTGCTTGTGAAATTAGCACAACAAGCAACGTACGGAAAAGAGATAGCGATACTACAGCGAGGAGACCCGCTCCCTGAAAAATGTCAAGGTCCACTAGCGGGATTAAGTGTCGCATTGAACGAAGAAGGAATACTGAAACTACGAGGAAGGGTGAATGAAGCCAGCGCGATCGAGGCAGAGGCCGCAAACCCGACAGTGCTCGACGGAAAACACAAGTATACGCAGCTCTACATACAGCATGTACACGAAAAGTTACATCACGGCGGCGTCGAAATTGTAGTAAATGAACTAAGGCAAAGACTGTGGATAACAAGAATACGACCCGCGACAAAGGAGGTGCTAAAGAGCTGCCCGCGCTGCCGCCTGCTGCGCGCCAAACCCGCGCGCCCATCCACCGGCGACCTGCCTGCCGCACGCCTCGCGCATCACGCGCGCCCATTTACATTCACCGGACTCGACTACTTCGGCCCGCAAGAAGTAACCGTCGGCCGCCATCGAGAGAAGCGCTACGTGGCCCTCTTCACGTGCTTAACATCGCGCGCAGTACATCTAGAAGTCGTCGCCTCGCTCAGCACCGACTCAGCGATCAACGCGCTGCGCCGCTTCATAGCGCGGCGCGGCTGCCCGGCCGAAATATGGAGTGACAACGCGACGTGCTTCCGCGCGGCCAACCGAGAGCTCACGGACGCGTGGGCCGCACTTGAAGAAGAAGCAGCAGCCCGCCGCATCAGCTGGCGCTTCCTTCCGCCGGCCGCCCCATTCATGGCCGGCGCGTGGGAGCGCATGGTACGCACCGTGAAAGAAGCCCTACGCCACACGCTTCACGAGCAGCACCCCAGTGACGAGACGCTCGTCACACTCCTCGCCGAAGTAGAAGCCACCGTAAACTCACGCCCACTCACTCATGTGGCCGTGACCCCCGACGTGCCGCCCGCCATCACACCGAATATGATCCTGCTGGGCTCCAACTGTTACGTGCCGCCACCCTGCACCATCGAAGAAGACCAAACAACAGCGCGCACACACTGGAAGCGCGCGCAACAGCTCGCCGACACCTTCTGGCGACGCTGGGTGCGAGAGTACCTGCCCGTACTCCAACAGCGGCGGGAGCCCCACGCAAGCGGCGCGGCCCCCAAGATCGGCGACCTGGTCATCGTGTGCGACTCCAATCATCCGAGGAACACGTGGCCCCGAGGACGAGTCATCGCCACGTATCCCGGCAAGGACGGCGAGGTACGAGTGGTCGACGTGGAGACCAGCGGCGGCAGAATCCTCCGGCGGCCCACCAAGAAGATCGTCGTGCTACCAGTTCGAATCGCAGAGTGCGACGGCGGGAGAAATGTGCACGACGAAACGTAA